The Haloferax volcanii DS2 DNA segment CCGGTTCGTCACTCGTGGGGCGACACGATACAGACGACGTTCTCGACGTAGTTGGAGAGCTTCGCGGCGACCTCGAACCGGCGGCCCGGAGAGGACAGGAACTCAGACAGGCGCTTCCGGCGATTGTGAGAAGAGTGAAGCACGATACGATGGAGGCACAGAACGCCGCGCTCGATCCATCGGCACCGATGATCACCGACCAGCCGACGGTCGACGAGATCATCACGTCCGAACTCCCCGAAGAACTCCGACCCGGCCGGCTGCAGAACGGTGACCTCCGTGATCTCCTCGAGGCTGCGGGCGACCAGGACGACAATCGGGGCGACTGGGGCGATGGTCTCGGGATGGTCTTCGACGACGACCTCGCCGATGATGCGCTCGAACCTGTTCCCACCGACCCGCTCGTTAACGATGGTGGTAACCGATGAGCGGACGCAAGCAGGGTGACTCGGCTGTTTACGCAGCTGCACAGGGACGCGAGTTCCTACGGGGTGCTCTCCGTGACAAGAGCAACGAGTACATTCGTGAGTTCGCCGGGATGATCGACGACCCCGACGTGCTCGACTTTCTGAATCGGTACTGCTCGATCTATGAGGAGCGCGGCAAGAACTTTCTCGAGACCCACGTCGGTCGGCACGTCGTCCGGTCGGCCGCAACGTCGATGGCTGACCGCGCGTACCGCGAGGGGAACGTCTCGCAACTGCAGGGCATGGTCGGGCTCACTAACCAGAAGCGGGACGGCTCCGAGGCTATCGTCGAGGCGGCGAAACGACTCGCCGACGAAGGTGCGATCTATCTCGTTCTCGGTCCACCGGGTGCGGGAAAGACTGCATTCGCGCTCGACGTGGCGCGCGTCTTCGGTTCTCTCACCGGCGGCACCGTCCTCGCGAACGTCGCGTGGGACGGTGCAGACCGAGTCACGACATCTTCCGGCTCGATGCTCGACGCGATGGGTTCGACTGATGGACAAGTGCTACAGCTCATCGACGAGGCCGGACAGTCGCTCACCTCTCGAGGAGCTGAGGCAGCGATCACCGACGAGTTCGTGAAATCGCTGAAGTACGTCCGCAAGAAGGAGGACGGCGATACCTACGCGAAGCGCGGCTCGGTTCTGCTCATCGGACACACGAGAAAGGACACCGCCGCCGAGATTCGCCGACTCGCCTCGGGCGCGTTCGTCAAACCGACTCGGAACGACCCCGGCCGCGTTGTCTTCCTCGACTCCGAGGGTGGTGCAGACTCGTTCGAGGAAGCCGCCGAGTTCACGGGCGTCACGGATACGCGTGAGAAGTACGATGAGCACGAGGCGTCGCATTTCTCGGTGACGCTCGACGGCGGTGACGACGACCAGGACGACTCGCCAGACCCGAACCAGATACGATGGGAGTCCGCCGTGGCGACCGTGATCAAAGCGTGCAAGCCGTGGGATGAAGAAAACGGGATGAGCTATCCTGACGCGGCCGAACTCGTCATTTTCGGAGATTCATGGGTTGGGAATCGCGTCCGCGAGTGGAAACGTGGCGATCATCGAGATATCGTAAGCAGTCCGGAAGGTGATTTCGAGTGGCGGCGGTAACTTCCAGCAGTCGCCACCACTATCGACCCCCCGGACGGCGTATAATTACTTATCTACTGATGCGCCGCTGGCTGCCCCCGGTGGTGGTCCGACCCCGACCGAACCGGGATTTTCGACGAAAGTCGCGTTTCGAGCGTCGAATCGAGGCGGTGGGTCCATCCGTTCTAGTTTAACGAAGAATCCAGTTGCTGTCTGTTGATTTGATATCGTCGCAACTACCTGATTGAGAAACCCGGTGGGAAGTATGACCTACAGCCCACCGGATTCGGTCATAGTTGACCGGATTCAAAGAGCGTTTCCCTCTGATGAGTTGCGCGAGCGCGCTCGCGCAACGAATCTCGTCCAACGAGAGCGGAAATTCGACATCGTTGCGCTGTTCTACACACTCTCGTTTGGCTTCGCTGCTGGCTCAGACCGCTCTCTCCAAGCATTTCTCGAACGCTACGTCGAGATGGCTGACTGTGACGAACTCTCCTACGCATCGTTCCACGACTGGTTCGAACCAGGATTCGTTGCACTCCTTCGAGAGATTCTCGATGACGCAATCGAGAATCTCGATACCGGACGAGAAGATTTGAACGGCCGTCTCGAACGCTT contains these protein-coding regions:
- a CDS encoding ATP-binding protein, whose product is MSGRKQGDSAVYAAAQGREFLRGALRDKSNEYIREFAGMIDDPDVLDFLNRYCSIYEERGKNFLETHVGRHVVRSAATSMADRAYREGNVSQLQGMVGLTNQKRDGSEAIVEAAKRLADEGAIYLVLGPPGAGKTAFALDVARVFGSLTGGTVLANVAWDGADRVTTSSGSMLDAMGSTDGQVLQLIDEAGQSLTSRGAEAAITDEFVKSLKYVRKKEDGDTYAKRGSVLLIGHTRKDTAAEIRRLASGAFVKPTRNDPGRVVFLDSEGGADSFEEAAEFTGVTDTREKYDEHEASHFSVTLDGGDDDQDDSPDPNQIRWESAVATVIKACKPWDEENGMSYPDAAELVIFGDSWVGNRVREWKRGDHRDIVSSPEGDFEWRR